AAGCAAAAGATGCATTTTATCAATTTATATCCAGTCAAACAGCTGAAGACGTATTTGAAAAATACGGATTCCAACCAGCGGAGTAGGTGGGTAACATGCAATGGTCATGGCATCCTGTTCAGTTATCCTTTTATGTAGCAACAATCGCGACCGTTATTGCCTTTCTTCTAGCTATTCTATCTGCCTTTTGGATCATTCGGAAAGATAGGAAAGGGAAAGCAATCATAGAGACAATCTTTTTCCTGCCCTTGGTGTTACCGCCGACAGTTGTAGGATTTTTTCTTATTATGATGTTTGGTACCAATAGCTGGGTCGGCCAAATGATAGAGAAAATAGCCGGTGAGAGTGTATTGTTCACCTCAACAGCTGCCATCATTGCAGCTACTGTTGTCGCATTTCCGCTTATCTATCAATCCATCAAAACTGGATTCTTATCGGTGGATAAAAATATTATTGGAGCTGCCAAAGTAGATGGCGCAAATGATTGGGCTGTCCTGGTAAAAGTCATTCTCCCGCTATCGTATCGTTCACTTACCACAAGTGCGGTACTTGGATTTACCAGGGGATTTGGAGAATTTGGTGCTACCTTAATGTTTGCTGGCAATATACCCGGAAAAACGCAAACCATCCCAACAGCAATTTATCTAGCTATCGAAACGGGAGAAACGACAATTGCCTGGTATTACGTGTTAATCAGCATCGGCTTTTCTTTTCTGCTTCTGTTTCTTATTAATCGAATGAAATCAAATGAGTAAAATGTGGATAGAGCCTGTGAGTTGTGCGTACAGGCTCTATGGTGTTTGTTGAGCTGCGTATAAAGGATAGAGGGGGAATTAGACAGGAATAAATACCCGTCTGCATTATCTTTTATAATCGCCGCTTTTACCGCCGCTTTTTTCAAGTAAATATGTCTGTCCGATAACCATGCCTTTATCCACCGCTTTGCACATATCATAAACAGTTAATGCGGTTGCGGAAGCAGCAGTTAATGCCTCCATCTCCACACCAGTATTACCAACTGTTTTCACCTCGGCATCGATAAGAAGTTCATACATGTCTTTTTCCGTATGAACCCATTCAAAAGATAAATCAACGCCACTTATCGGGATCGGATGGCACATCGGTATGAGAGAAGACGTTTGTTTTGCGGCCATAATCCCTGCAACCTGTGCGACAGATAATACGTCCCCTTTTTTAATCTTTTGCTGTGTAATATTTTCATAAACGATTCGGTTCATCTGGATACTGGATCTTGCAATGGCTTTACGGGCTGTTTCATTTTTGTTTGAAACATCGACCATTTTTGCCCGTCCATCGTCATTAAAATGGGTGAAATTTGTCATGTTCGTCACCTGACTTTTCTTAAGAGTTCATAATAAGTTTAGCTTAAGCTATGGTGAAATTCAATATAGATAGTTAATAGAATTTGGAAATGGAATATTGGAATACGTGTCAAAAAAGGATGATGCATCGTGCAAAGAAAAAAACAATCCCATGTCTTAGATGATATCAAACGACTAATTAAATGGAATGTACTCGTAGCCAATGTGCTTCCGGTAATAACGGGTTTTGTCTTGGCTATTGCTAGTTCGAATGCTGTATTTCAGGATTATTGGCTTTTATTTCTGCTTGCTTGTATTGGATCTGCCTTCGTGATGGCGGGGGCATTAATCATCAATAATTGGTATGATGCTGATATTGATGCCAAAATGGAACGAACGAAAAAACGCCCGACAGTAACAGGAAAGTTTACAAAAAGGCAAGTATTCATCACGGGACTTGGAGCGACGGTGTCAGGGTTTATCTTGCTTCTTGTTGTTAATCTGGAAGTTACCTTCTATGCATTCATCGGCTGGTTTACATATGTTATTTTATACACAATGTGGTCGAAAAGAAAATATACGCTAAATACAATTATCGGCAGTATCTCTGGAGCTGTCACTCCACTGATTGGCTGGGCGGTAGTGGATTCGGCGATTCATATTATTCCTTTGACCGTGTTCTTACTCTTATTTATCTGGCAAGTACCACACACATTTGCCATTGCCATAAAAAGAAGTGAAGAGTATCGTGCGGCAGGGGTTCCTATGCTTCCTGTCGTATATGGTTTTGATATAACAAGAAGACAGATGCTCGTATATATTATCTGTTTGTTCCCCTTACCTTTTTTGATTGCGCAATTAGGCATTCTTTTTGTTGTGATTGCCACCATGGTTAACATTGGGTGGATTGTATTAGCATTAGCTGGATTTTGGGTGAAGGATCAGCGGAAATGGGCGCAATGGAATTTCCTTTATTCGGTGAATTATTTGGTTATTGTGTTTATGTTGCTGATTTTTGTGGGGTTGGTTTGAGAGTGGAAAGGTATTTCTTTTTATTTTCTTGTTTGGGAGATGTGGATAGAGTGTTAGTGAATGGTTTTTATTAATAAATTACAAAGTGTTCTATAATTGATAACTGAATTTGATTGAACAAAATAGAAAAATGAATGGTTTAGCGTGGCTACTGGATGGTGATATGCTATAATTTACTTGCTGTAAGTATAGAGATAAATTGTATTAAACGAGGCGAGGAGGAATATTCTGTGAATGATTTAAATGTAAATAAGAATCCCGGGCTCTTTACAAGGATAGAGGCGATTGAGCCAAAATTAAAAGGAGCAGAAAAAAAAGTAGTAAGGTTTATTGAGAAAAATCGAGAAGAAATTATTCATTTATCGATAACAGAAGTTGCTGAAAGAAGTCAAACAAGTGAGTCTTCTGTAGTACGGTTGTGTAAAAGGCTAGGTTATAAAGGTTTTCAAGATATGAAAATTCACTTTGCGAAAGAAGTAATTTCTCCTGAAAAACAGATACATGAGGTTATTGAAAAAGATGATGATGTTCTTATGGTAAAAAAGAAAATTTTTCAGGCAAATATTCAAGCATTGTATGATTCTTTAGAAGTATGTAAAGATGAACAGCTCGTACATGCAGTAAATGCTATATATAATGCAAATTTGATTGAATTTTACGGAACTGGTGGTTCTGGTTCGGTAGCGACAGATGCTCAACATAAACTATTAAAATTAGGGATTAAATCTTTTGCTTATAATGATTCAACCTTACAATCCATGTCAGCCAGTGTGTTAGGAGAAAACGACGTTGTTATTGGAATTTCGCATACAGGGTCTAATAAAGAAGTATTACATGCAATGAAATTGGCTAAAGAGACAGGTGCAACTTTGATTTGCATCACTAGTTCATCTAAATCCCCTATTACACAAATTTCAGATATTATTCTGCAGACAGCATCCAACGAAACTTTATTCAGAACAGATGCAATATCTTCTAGAATTGCGCAATTAACCATCATTGATATTTTAGTAGCAGCCTTGGCAATTCAAAATTATGATCAAAGTTACAGTGATTTACAGAAGACTAGAAATTCCACAACCAATAAAAAAATATAAACATGAAAATTATATTTATTTTTTTTAGTAATATATTGAAGGAAATTACCACCGTATGTTAATATGAATTTACTGAAAATTTATTTCGGTAAATTCATATTAAGTTAATTCTTTCTTTATTAAATTTTTTCTTAATAAAGAAAGCGCTGTCATTAAAATGAATGATACTAATAAGGGGAGGAAAATAGTGAAGAAAATTATTGTTTCTTTGTTCAGTGTAGTAGCAGTAATTGCTTTAATTGGGTGCAGTAAAGTAGGAGAGGGGGCAGAGAAGGGAGATACGGTGACATTCAAATTAGCCACACCAGATCCTAATTCATCACCAGTTACGATGGCTGCTCAAAAATTTGCGGAGGTAGTGGAAGAAAAAAGTGATGGTTCTATCCAGATTAGTGTTCATGCCAATGGATCGTTATATGGAGGAGATCCTTCTGCAGCAGTAAAACAGCTTGGAGGTGGAAGTTTAGATATGCTTATTTTATCAACCTCTTTGTATACAAACTTTGAACCAAAGTTTAACGCAATTAGTATACCTTACTTATTTGATGATACGGATCAATTTATTGATTTTTTAAATAGTGATATTAGCGAAGAACTGCTCTATTCTGTAGAAGATATGGGCATTAAAGGTCTTGGGTATTGGACACGTGAGTTTAGACAGATTACTAATTCTGTCCAGCCAATCACGCAACCTTCTGATTTAGATGGAATTAAATTAAGAGTACCGAATAATTCATTATGGGTAGAATTCTTTGGGGATTCAGGAACAGCAACAACACCAATGGATTTTGGAGAAGTTTATAATGCTCTTCAGTTAGAAACAATTGATGGACAGGAAAATCCGATAGGAGTGATTGAATCGTCACAAATGCATGAAGTGCAAGAGTACTTAACTCTTTCGAACCATATGGCTGAAGCTTGGTTAGTAGGAATGAATCAAGAAAAATTTAATGAATTAACGGAAGAACAACAAGAAATTCTTTTGGAAGCTTCTCAAGAAATACAGGCTTGGAATGCAAAAGAGGAAAAAGCAAATACAGAAGAAACGATTGACTTTTTAGAGACTGAAGGGATGCAAGTTAATAAGTTAACAAAAGAACAACAAGAAATGTTTATTGAAAATTCAAAACAATTATATCCAGCTTTTAGAGAAATTATAGGAGACGAGGCTTTTTTTGATGAAGTACTTGAATTTGTTGGGAAAAATTAAAATTATAATAATAGTCTAGACAAAAATATAGAAAAACTTCAAAGCTTGGAAGGAGAATTAAGCAAATGGAAGAGAATCAAATAAAACCATATAGCCTCTTCTTTAACATTTTAAATAAAGCATCTAATTTTATAGCTGGTCTTATTGCTGTGGCTCTTTTAGTAGTAGTGGTGATGCAAATTGGAGGAAGATGGTTAGGAAGTCCATCTCCATGGACAGAAGAAATGACAAGGTATTTGTTTATATGGATGATTTTTATAGGAGTTGGACTTGGTTTTCGTAAAGCTGAGTCACCAAGGGTTACGGTATTTTTAAATTGGATGCCATCTTCTATACAAAAATTAGGACGATGGACATATATTGTTGGTTCTATAAGCTTTTTGTTATTTATGGTTATCTACGGAGTACATTTAGTACATCAACAAGTAACATTAAATGAAACAAGCTCTGTTTTACTCATACCGGTATGGCTGGTCGGTATAAGTGTCCCTATATCTGGTGTTCTTGGAATACTCAATATTATTCAGTCTCTTATATACCACAAAAATTTAATTTAAGGAGGTGTAAAAACTTGTCAATATTTCTATTGATTTTATTTTTTATTCTGTTGATTATTGGTATCCCGATTGCTGCATCTTTAGGTATTTCAGTTATCCTTTCGATTTTGATATTTACTGACGTGCCAATCAGTTTAGTCATTCATTCTATGTACAGTTCGATGAATAGTTTTATTATGGTTGCAGTTCCTTTATTTATCTTAGCAGGTATTATTATGGATGAAGGTGGGATAGCGAATCGATTATTTTCATTTGCTAATAGCGCTGTAGGCTGGATGAGAGGTGGATTAGGTCATGTTAATGTTGTGGTGAGTCTTTTGTTTGCTGGTATGGCAGGGTCTTCGATTGCTGATATTGCCAGTACTGGAAGAATGACGATTAATGCGATGACAAGAAATAATTATCCAATTATATATTCTACAGGGTTAACACTAATAACTTCTGTTCTCGCTTCAGTAATCCCGCCTAGTATTTTAATGGTTGTAGCTGCTGCAACTGCTGGAGTATCTGTTGGAGATGCATTGATTGGAGGATTGGTTCCAGGGATAATCATGGCTGTTATTTTCATGATTTGTAACCATGTTTATAGTAAGAAAAATAATATAGGAGAACCTGTTCCATTTGATTTTAAGGTGTTAATGAAAGAATTTATGAAAGCCCTTCCTGCTTTGCTGATTCCGGTTATTCTGCTTGGTGGTATTTTAAGTGGAATATTTACTCCGACAGAAGCCGCAGCGGTTGCAGTGATTTATTCTCTGATAATTGCTATTTTTTTCTATAAAGTAATAACTGTTAAACAGTTGCCGAATATGTTTTATAGAACAACCAATATGACAGGGACAATACTTTTTATCGCGGTAACTGCACAATCTGCTAGTTGGGCATTTGAATATGATGGTTTACCAACCCGGATTGCATCTAGTATTACGAATGTTAGTGAAAGTTCATTTGTTATTTTACTTGTCATGTTTGTATTTTTAATTATTGTGGGCATGTTTATGGATGCGACAGCTGCTATTTTTATTCTTGTTCCAATATTGATGCCTATTGTGACAGAGGTTGGCATTGATCCGTTGTACTTCGTTATATTTTTAGTTTTAGCTTTATCTTTTGGATTAGTAACACCGCCAGTTGGTGTAGCACTATATGCTGCAAGTAATGTAACTGGTTTAAGTATCGAGAAAGTATCAAAGGCAGTTGTACCATGGATTTTTATAACGATGTTTATTCTATTGCTCTTTATTATTTTCCCAGTTCTTTTAACAGGGCCTCTTAATTGGATTCAGCCTAATTAGAGCATAAGCTCGATAAAAGGTTATTATGCTCATTAATGAAGAAAATATTCATTTTTATTTAAATAATATTGAAGGAAATTTCCTTCTTTGTTATACTAACGCTATATTTAATATTTGTAGAGGGGTTGTTCAGGTGAAAGCTGCTGTATTTTATGGACCAAATGATTTGAAATTAGAAGAAGTTAAAAAGCCAGAAATTACAGAAAAAGAAATATTACTCAAAGTCAATATGAGTGCGGTATGTGGGACAGACGTACGGATATATTTAGGAAAAAAAACAAAAGGAGTTCGCACGCCTTCTACGATTGGACATGAGCTTGTCGGTACAATTGTTGAGGTAGGGAGAGAAGTCACTGGTTATGAAACAGGAAACCGAGTAGGCGTTATACCAGTTATTCCTTGTGGGAATTGCCATTATTGCCAAAATGGGATGGAAAACGTTTGCGCTAATCGTAAAGCAATTGGCTATGAGTTTGATGGGGGATTTGCAGAGTATGTTCGGATTCCAGCAGCGGCTATCCAAGCTGGAAATGTAGTGATAATCCCTGACCATGTCAGTTTCCAGGAGGCTGTTATTACAGAACCTTTAGCTTGTTGTTTAAACGGCAATAAAAAAGCAAATGTGAAGATGAATGATACGGTTGTTGTGATTGGCGGCGGGCCAATTGGGATGATGCACGTGCAGCTGGCTAAGATAGCAGGTGCGAAACAAGTTATTTTGAGTGAGCTGGTAGAACATAGGAGAGACAAAGGAAAAGTAGCTGGTGCTGATATAGTTGTTAATCCTGGAGAGGAATCCATCGAGGAGATCGTTTTAGACGCAACCAACCAGCTCGGAGCTGATGTTGTCATTATGGCAATAGGTATTCCGCAATTAGTCAATCAGGGAGCAACCTTGTTAAAGAAAGGAGGAACATTAAATTTATTTGCTGGTTTTACGAAAGGCGTTTTTTCTGAGGTAGATCCTAATGTGATTCACTATAATGAGATCAATGTAAATGGAACTTCCTCTTTAACGCGTTCTAATTATCACGAATCTTTATCATTAATTGCGGATGGGAAAATCAATACGGAAGTTATTACAACACCGGGTTATACCCTGGATGAAGTTCAACAAGCTATTGAAGATGTCCGAGACGGAGTGGGAATGAAATCGCTAATTGAAATGACGTAAACATGGAAAACTAGGAATCTATTAAAAAATCTATTTACAGGAGTGTTTTATATGTCATTATTAGGTAAAGAAATTCGTTTAAAGCGATTATTGCATGAAGATGGTCGTTTATTAGGAGTTGCTGTGGATCAAGCAACTGCCAGAGGAGTTTTTGATGAACTAATGCCGATTGAAAGAAAAATCGATGAAATCGCTGCTGCGCGACCAGATGCGATGACGATGCATAAAGGAATTGCAGATACTTGTTTTCATAAACATGCAGGGAAAACGAGTCTTATATTTAAAGCATCTACTTTTTCCCCGTGGCAGCCAAATTCTGACGTACAGGTAGCTAATGTGGAAGAAGCGATACGTTTCGGAGCGGATGCCATATCTATGGGATGTATTGTTGGCGGGGATGATCAGCCAGAACAGCTACAGAATCTGGCTGTGATAGCAGGAGAAGCACATAAAGTAGGATTGCCTGTGATTGCTCATATATATCCACGAGGAAATCAAATTCCAAAAACGGAATTAAATGATTGGAGACATGCTGCTTATGCAGTACGTACAGGTGCCGAGGTTGGGGTAGATATTGTCAAAACAAAATATACTGGCGATCCGGAATCATTCCATAAAGTAGTTTCTTCCACACCTGCCAAAGTGGTTGTTGCTGGTGGAGATATCGGTAATAATATTGAAGATTATTTTCAAATGGTGCATGACGTGATGGATGCAGGCGGAACAGGAATCACATTTGGTCGAATAGTATGGAACCGCCAGAACCCAACAGCCGTTGTGAAAGCATTTAAGCATATCATTCATCATAATGGTACAGTAAAAGAAGCAATGGAACTTCATGAACAGCTTTTAAATGAAAATTAATAATTGAAAAAGGTGATTATATGTCGCATATCATTGGTGTGGATATTGGTACTAGTTCGATAAAAATAGGAATGATGGACAAAAATTTCAATTTGGATATCATGAATAAACAAGCATATTCCCTTATATATCCTAGAAATGGTTGGATGGAAATAAATGTTCATGATGTATGGAATAAAACACAGCAAATGATATATGAAGCTATTTATAATATAAGAAATAATGGTGGAGAAGTGGATGCAATTTCCCTCTCCACTTTTTGCAATTCTTCTGTACTGATGAACAAGGATGGAAATGCTTTATCAAATGGAATTATGTATTTGGATAGCCGTAGTAAAGAACAAGCGGAACGAATTTATCGTATGATTGGCGAAGAATTTCTTTATAAAATTACTCGAAATAGAGTGGAGCCAGGAATGTATACGGTTACGTCAATGTTATGGAAAATGGAAAATCATTTGGATTTATTTCGTCAAACGTATAAATGGGGAAACTTATCTACATTTATCCATCATAAATTGACGGGAAAGTTTGTCATGGATTGGACGCAAGCTTCTTACACCGGTATATTTGATGTTTTGAAATACCAATGGTCTACAGATATTTGTGAAAACCTTGGTATAGATATGTCTATTTTACCAAAAGTAGTTAGTCCATTTGATTATATTGGTGAGTTTGAACAGATTCCTGTTATTGCTGGAGCAGCAGATACGGCAAGCTCTGGACTAGCCTTGGATTTAAAGCCAGATGAAATATTTGAATCTGTAGGTACTTCCAATGTACTCACAGTATGTACAAATAAACCAGAACAACTGGATACCCGTTTTTTAAATCGATGCTTTGTCTGGAAGGATCAGTGGCTTTCACATGGAGCTATGTCTACTCCTGGAGCCTCTATTAAATGGTTTCATCATACTTTCCTAGAAGAAAATGAAAAATCAGATATTCTCGAATACTTACCTAAACAATCGGAAATAGGAGCAAACGGCGTTTTTTTCTTACCTTATATGCAAGGAGAAAGAAGCCCAATCTGGGATCAGAATGCTCGTGGAGTGTTTGCTGGAATGCACTTACAGACATCGAAAGCAGATATGCTTAGAGCTATTTTAGAAGGATCTGCTTTTGGATTAAGACAAATATATGAAATTATAGAAAATAACTATTGTTTGCATATTCAACGTCTCAGATCAATTGGTGGTGGCGCACATAATAAAATATGGGCACAAATAAAGGCCAATGTACTAAAAACAGAAATAGATATTCAACAAATATCAGAGACAGGTGTTTATGGAAGCTGTTTAATAGGGGCGAAAACCATTGGCTATTTTTCTGATATGCAAGATATTGCCCCATATGTAAGAAATCAAACACTGTATACCGTTAAACCAGATATGACTACATTTAAAGATTATGATTCTTATTATAAAAAGTTCATTAAACTTTATCCAATGCTCAAAGATTTTTTCAAGTTATCGGATGAAAATATAACATTAGTTTAAAGAAATTGGAGTGATTAGAAATGAAACCCAAAGTATATATTACAAGGAAACTCCCTGAATCTATTATAAATAAAATAGAGGA
The nucleotide sequence above comes from Oceanobacillus timonensis. Encoded proteins:
- a CDS encoding TRAP transporter large permease, encoding MSIFLLILFFILLIIGIPIAASLGISVILSILIFTDVPISLVIHSMYSSMNSFIMVAVPLFILAGIIMDEGGIANRLFSFANSAVGWMRGGLGHVNVVVSLLFAGMAGSSIADIASTGRMTINAMTRNNYPIIYSTGLTLITSVLASVIPPSILMVVAAATAGVSVGDALIGGLVPGIIMAVIFMICNHVYSKKNNIGEPVPFDFKVLMKEFMKALPALLIPVILLGGILSGIFTPTEAAAVAVIYSLIIAIFFYKVITVKQLPNMFYRTTNMTGTILFIAVTAQSASWAFEYDGLPTRIASSITNVSESSFVILLVMFVFLIIVGMFMDATAAIFILVPILMPIVTEVGIDPLYFVIFLVLALSFGLVTPPVGVALYAASNVTGLSIEKVSKAVVPWIFITMFILLLFIIFPVLLTGPLNWIQPN
- a CDS encoding MurR/RpiR family transcriptional regulator, encoding MNDLNVNKNPGLFTRIEAIEPKLKGAEKKVVRFIEKNREEIIHLSITEVAERSQTSESSVVRLCKRLGYKGFQDMKIHFAKEVISPEKQIHEVIEKDDDVLMVKKKIFQANIQALYDSLEVCKDEQLVHAVNAIYNANLIEFYGTGGSGSVATDAQHKLLKLGIKSFAYNDSTLQSMSASVLGENDVVIGISHTGSNKEVLHAMKLAKETGATLICITSSSKSPITQISDIILQTASNETLFRTDAISSRIAQLTIIDILVAALAIQNYDQSYSDLQKTRNSTTNKKI
- a CDS encoding DctP family TRAP transporter solute-binding subunit, which encodes MKKIIVSLFSVVAVIALIGCSKVGEGAEKGDTVTFKLATPDPNSSPVTMAAQKFAEVVEEKSDGSIQISVHANGSLYGGDPSAAVKQLGGGSLDMLILSTSLYTNFEPKFNAISIPYLFDDTDQFIDFLNSDISEELLYSVEDMGIKGLGYWTREFRQITNSVQPITQPSDLDGIKLRVPNNSLWVEFFGDSGTATTPMDFGEVYNALQLETIDGQENPIGVIESSQMHEVQEYLTLSNHMAEAWLVGMNQEKFNELTEEQQEILLEASQEIQAWNAKEEKANTEETIDFLETEGMQVNKLTKEQQEMFIENSKQLYPAFREIIGDEAFFDEVLEFVGKN
- the cyoE gene encoding heme o synthase; protein product: MQRKKQSHVLDDIKRLIKWNVLVANVLPVITGFVLAIASSNAVFQDYWLLFLLACIGSAFVMAGALIINNWYDADIDAKMERTKKRPTVTGKFTKRQVFITGLGATVSGFILLLVVNLEVTFYAFIGWFTYVILYTMWSKRKYTLNTIIGSISGAVTPLIGWAVVDSAIHIIPLTVFLLLFIWQVPHTFAIAIKRSEEYRAAGVPMLPVVYGFDITRRQMLVYIICLFPLPFLIAQLGILFVVIATMVNIGWIVLALAGFWVKDQRKWAQWNFLYSVNYLVIVFMLLIFVGLV
- the modB gene encoding molybdate ABC transporter permease subunit; protein product: MQWSWHPVQLSFYVATIATVIAFLLAILSAFWIIRKDRKGKAIIETIFFLPLVLPPTVVGFFLIMMFGTNSWVGQMIEKIAGESVLFTSTAAIIAATVVAFPLIYQSIKTGFLSVDKNIIGAAKVDGANDWAVLVKVILPLSYRSLTTSAVLGFTRGFGEFGATLMFAGNIPGKTQTIPTAIYLAIETGETTIAWYYVLISIGFSFLLLFLINRMKSNE
- a CDS encoding zinc-dependent dehydrogenase, encoding MKAAVFYGPNDLKLEEVKKPEITEKEILLKVNMSAVCGTDVRIYLGKKTKGVRTPSTIGHELVGTIVEVGREVTGYETGNRVGVIPVIPCGNCHYCQNGMENVCANRKAIGYEFDGGFAEYVRIPAAAIQAGNVVIIPDHVSFQEAVITEPLACCLNGNKKANVKMNDTVVVIGGGPIGMMHVQLAKIAGAKQVILSELVEHRRDKGKVAGADIVVNPGEESIEEIVLDATNQLGADVVIMAIGIPQLVNQGATLLKKGGTLNLFAGFTKGVFSEVDPNVIHYNEINVNGTSSLTRSNYHESLSLIADGKINTEVITTPGYTLDEVQQAIEDVRDGVGMKSLIEMT
- a CDS encoding xylulokinase — translated: MSHIIGVDIGTSSIKIGMMDKNFNLDIMNKQAYSLIYPRNGWMEINVHDVWNKTQQMIYEAIYNIRNNGGEVDAISLSTFCNSSVLMNKDGNALSNGIMYLDSRSKEQAERIYRMIGEEFLYKITRNRVEPGMYTVTSMLWKMENHLDLFRQTYKWGNLSTFIHHKLTGKFVMDWTQASYTGIFDVLKYQWSTDICENLGIDMSILPKVVSPFDYIGEFEQIPVIAGAADTASSGLALDLKPDEIFESVGTSNVLTVCTNKPEQLDTRFLNRCFVWKDQWLSHGAMSTPGASIKWFHHTFLEENEKSDILEYLPKQSEIGANGVFFLPYMQGERSPIWDQNARGVFAGMHLQTSKADMLRAILEGSAFGLRQIYEIIENNYCLHIQRLRSIGGGAHNKIWAQIKANVLKTEIDIQQISETGVYGSCLIGAKTIGYFSDMQDIAPYVRNQTLYTVKPDMTTFKDYDSYYKKFIKLYPMLKDFFKLSDENITLV
- the moaC gene encoding cyclic pyranopterin monophosphate synthase MoaC — protein: MTNFTHFNDDGRAKMVDVSNKNETARKAIARSSIQMNRIVYENITQQKIKKGDVLSVAQVAGIMAAKQTSSLIPMCHPIPISGVDLSFEWVHTEKDMYELLIDAEVKTVGNTGVEMEALTAASATALTVYDMCKAVDKGMVIGQTYLLEKSGGKSGDYKR
- a CDS encoding class I fructose-bisphosphate aldolase, with product MSLLGKEIRLKRLLHEDGRLLGVAVDQATARGVFDELMPIERKIDEIAAARPDAMTMHKGIADTCFHKHAGKTSLIFKASTFSPWQPNSDVQVANVEEAIRFGADAISMGCIVGGDDQPEQLQNLAVIAGEAHKVGLPVIAHIYPRGNQIPKTELNDWRHAAYAVRTGAEVGVDIVKTKYTGDPESFHKVVSSTPAKVVVAGGDIGNNIEDYFQMVHDVMDAGGTGITFGRIVWNRQNPTAVVKAFKHIIHHNGTVKEAMELHEQLLNEN
- a CDS encoding TRAP transporter small permease, whose translation is MEENQIKPYSLFFNILNKASNFIAGLIAVALLVVVVMQIGGRWLGSPSPWTEEMTRYLFIWMIFIGVGLGFRKAESPRVTVFLNWMPSSIQKLGRWTYIVGSISFLLFMVIYGVHLVHQQVTLNETSSVLLIPVWLVGISVPISGVLGILNIIQSLIYHKNLI